From the Solanum lycopersicum chromosome 10, SLM_r2.1 genome, one window contains:
- the LOC109121234 gene encoding uncharacterized protein, which produces MSNLSKLEFVALDISEKNCLSWVLDVEIHLDAKGLHATIIQGNEPSRQDKAKAMIFLCYHLDEGMNIEHLTEKDPLELWNDLKGRYDHLKATVLPRARYEWMHLRFQDFKTNHEARPTGTAPLPKANMVEARDQSEVKRDDHRGYNNTWGVTKKTDDDKPGTSQKYDKNIEANLALKDDVFDGLGDITHMEVDDFFGDRN; this is translated from the exons ATGTCGAATTTATCCAAACTTGAGTTTGTGGCATTAGATATTTCTGAAAAGAATTGTCTTTCATGGGTACTCGATGTTGAGATTCACTTAGATGCTAAAGGTCTTCATGCCACCATTATTCAGGGAAATGAACCATCGAGACAAGATAAGGCAAAGGCTATGATTTTCCTTTGTTATCATCTTGATGAGGGCATGAATATTGAACATCTGACGGAAAAAGATCCACTTGAATTGTGGAATGATTTGAAGGGGAGATATGACCACCTAAAGGCAACAGTGTTACCAAGAGCTCGTTATGAGTGGATGCATTTACGATTTCAAGATTTTAAGACC aatcatGAAGCTCGTCCCACTGGAACTGCTCCACTACCGAAAGCAAATATGGTGGAAGCACGTGATCAATCTGAAGTAAAAAGAGATGATCATCGAGGCTATAATAATACATGGGGCGTGACAAAGAAAACAG ATGATGATAAGCCGGGAACatctcaaaaatatgataagAATATTGAAGCAAATTTGGCTTTAAAGGATGATGTTTTTGATGGCCTTGGTGACATTACTCATATGGAAGTTGATGACTTCTTTGGAGATCGAAACTGA